The proteins below come from a single Mercenaria mercenaria strain notata chromosome 3, MADL_Memer_1, whole genome shotgun sequence genomic window:
- the LOC128555638 gene encoding eukaryotic translation initiation factor 3 subunit E-A-like, with protein sequence MINTNLRFASISAKMAEFDLTTRMGQYLDRHLVFPLLEFLSVKELYDEKEMLKGKLDLLSNTNMVDFAMDVHKTLYPDQEVPATFFAKRGNVVTQLKSLQAETELITKIFEDPEVMRQMQSSRDGRQLSDYLYKEHGFKAEMIDTLYNYAKFQYECGNYSAAAEYLYFVRILLPPNDRNYLNALWGKLASEILMQNWDTALEDLNRLKEVIEANTFGSALLSLQQRTWLIHWSLFVFFNHPKGRDLIIDMFLYSQLYLNAIQTMCPHILRYLTTAVITNKTRRRTVLKDLVKVIQQESYTYKDPITEFVECLYVHFDFDGAQKKLRECESVLMNDFFLVACLEDFIENARLLIFETFCRIHECISINMLASKLNMTPEDAERWIVNLIRNARLDAKIDSKLGHVVMGTQAVSPYQQVIEKTKNLAFRSQVLAMNIEKKISAKNTEVPQWGAQE encoded by the exons CTGTACGATGAGAAGGAAATGTTGAAAGGAAAACTGGATCTTCTGAGCAACACTAACATGGTGGATTTTGCTATGGATGTCCATAAAACATTGTATCCAGATCAGGAAGTTCCAGCAA CATTCTTTGCTAAGAGAGGAAATGTAGTGACACAGCTTAAGTCTTTGCAAGCAGAGACAGAATTGATCACAAAAATCTTTGAAGATCCAGAGGTGATGAGACAAATGCAAAGTTCAAG AGATGGAAGACAGCTGTCTGATTACTTATACAAAGAACACGGG tttaaAGCAGAAATGATTGATACTCTGTACAACTATGCCAAGTTTCAGTATGAATGTGGTAATTATTCTGCAGCAGCTGAATATCTCTACTTTGTTAGAATCCTG CTACCACCAAATGACAGAAATTACTTGAATGCATTATGGGGGAAGTTAGCTTCAGAGATTCTCATGCAAAACTGGGACACAGCGCTAGAAGATCTGAACAGACTCAAAGAAGTGATAGAGGCAAAT ACATTTGGAAGTGCTTTGTTATCTCTGCAACAACGTACCTGGCTGATCCACTGGAGTTTGTTTGTATTCTTCAATCATCCAAAAGGTCGTGACCTGATCATTGACATGTTTCTGTACTCACAACTGTATCTGAATGCTATACAGACCATGTGCCCTCACATACTCCGATACCTGACTACAGCTGTCATTACTAACAAAACTAGACGAAGAACTGTTCTCAAAGATCTGGTCAAAGTTATCCAACAG GAGTCGTACACCTACAAAGATCCTATCACAGAGTTTGTAGAATGTCTGTATGTCCATTTTGACTTTGATGGAGCCCAGAAAAAGCTGAGAGAATGTGAATCC gTGCTGATGAATGATTTCTTCTTGGTGGCGTGTTTAGAAGACTTCATAGAGAATGCAAGATTGTTGATATTTGAGACTTTTTGTAGAATACATGAGTGTATCAGTATCAA CATGCTGGCTAGCAAGTTAAACATGACTCCTGAAGATGCTGAAAGATGGATTGTAAACTTGATACGGAACGCTCGCTTAGATGCTAAAATAGATTCAAAACTG GGACACGTTGTCATGGGAACACAGGCAGTGTCACCATACCAGCAGGTTATAGAGAAGACTAAAAACCTGGCATTCAGGTCCCAGGTGCTGGCAatgaatatagagaaaaaaataagtGCTAAAAATACTGAG GTTCCGCAGTGGGGAGCGCAGGAGTAG